GGAGTGAAAGGAGGGATGAGGTTCTGTTGACAAGGCTGAGGTTGGGTCATTGTGGATTGGAAGTGGGTTATTGTTAGTGGGGAAACACCCAGATGAGAAGTGTAAGGAATGTGAAGAGGTAGAGACTGTGAAGCATGCCCTGTTATATTgatgagtggcgcagcagtctaaggcattgcatcctagtgtaagaggtgtcactacagtccctggtttgaatccaggctgagtcaaatctggctgtgattgggagttccacaGGGCggttcacaattggcccagtgttgtccgagtttggctggtgtaggcgtcattgtaaataagaatttgttcttaactgacttgcctagttaaataaaatatattgctGAGTAGAGGATGACACTTTTCTGCGAGTTGGGTGTAACTGCATTTTTGCTTGTAACAATTTTGGGCTCAAATGACAGGCAGAGACAAAATAGAAAGGAAACTGTTGTCGTCCTTTATTGCACCAGCCTGCACCAACAGTTGAGAGGCTATTAGATATTTAAATGTGTAATTCTCCCTCCGATCTGAGACCGGCAGCAATACAGCGTCTAGTCTGCCGGAAACGCACAAGAAGAAGAAAGAGGTAAGGGAAATCTTTTGAATTACATGTTATCATCATCAATAGGGTAACAATTGAAATGATACCAACGCTGTTCATGAAGGTGTTTTAGCTATAGGTGTGTCATTCATCGTTAGTAACAAATAAAATTAATAGGAAAATGAGAACTGCTAACACCAACCCAGATAGCTAGCAAACATTAGCTACGTCAGTTTAAATTAGTTAGAGCAAAGTATCTACTATAGCTAGTTATCTTTTGTCATATATTTCTATTGAGTCTGTAGTTGGTTGTTGCTACAACTTCTTCATTTAGACATGGCTTGCTAGCCACATAGGAAACCAGTTTcagacgttagctagctaacgttattagCATACAACCAGCTACTACTGGATACGTCTTCCCTGCCACTCGTCTGAAGTCTTGTAGCTAACTTATGCTGAACTTTTTTTCTTTGTAATTTCTCTTTCAGACATACAGTAAACGGAGAACACAAATATGCAGACGATTAAATGTGTTGTGGTTGGAGATGGAGCAGTGGGAAAAACCTGCCTTTTGATTTCATACACAACCAACAAATTCCCCTCTGAATATGTACCAACAGTATGTATATCTTCTATACATTGGGTTTATCTCAGTCACAGTGATTATTGATCACCAGACCAGAGTTAGGTGTCTCATTCTCATGTTTCACACGCTTTAAAGAGACTTAGCTGGTTCTTCTCAATAACTACCATTCAGAATAACCATGGAACAGGACAGATATGTCATTCTCTTCATTTTCTCATCACAGGTGTTTGATAACTATGCAGTAACTGTCATGATTGGAGGTGAACCTTACACCCTAGGATTATTTGATACTGCGGGTAAGAGTGGATCCTTTTCAAGGACATGTTCACAACTTGAATAAATCCTATTTTTGGTTGAATGCTATTCACATTTAATCAACACGTTATCTGTTTCCTTAGGTCAGGAGGATTACGACAGGTTACGGCCTTTGAGCTATCCCCAGACTGATGTTTTCCTAGTTTGTTTCTCTAGTGTTTCACCCTCTTCATTTGAGAATGTTAAAGAAAAGGTGAGTATAATGCCAAGCCCTTGAAGCATACAATGCACACGTTTTACTAAATTATACATTATTTCTAGTAGGTTAAATTGGTAACATGTGGTGATAGGGAAGATACTAGTTATGACACTATCTGACGGACTGACTTTTCTGATTGTTTGAACATAATGTTTCCTCTCTCTTGCAGTGGGTACCTGAAATCACTCACCACTGTCCCAAGACGCCATTCCTGCTGGTTGGAACTCAGATTGACCTGAGAGATGACCCTTCCACAGTAGAGAAGCTGGCCAAGAACAAACAGAAGCCCATCAGCCCAGAGACAGCTGAGAAGCTCGCCCGTGACCTGAAGGCAGTCAAATACGTTGAGTGCTCTGCCCTAACACAGGTGAGACTTCTATCTAAAACATATAGAAAACAGGGAATAGAGAGATGACTTGCATGATAGCAACTTATGTTAGATGTACATCTAatctgtgtgtctttgtgctAAGCTTGTCTTGCCTTCATTCTTTCTGTGTTAGTGGTGGCCTAGCATTGGAAACCCATCCGAATGCACTTTACTCTTGTATGTCTGCTAACTAACCTCTATCTAACACTGGTCAtattcccctctttctcctccctctctatagCGAGGTCTGAAGAATGTATTTGATGAAGCTATCCTAGCAGCTCTAGAACCCCCTGAAACCCAGAGAAAGTGCTGTCTGTTTTGATGGCGGTCTTTTAAAATATTTGCTTTGGCTCTGATTGTCTGCTGCGTCTTAATGTAAAGGAATGACTATTTGTCAAGTAAATATCCAAGATGCTCTTTTTAAATGCGTGCCTATTAACTTCTTTCATTTCAATGTCGATTTTGTTTACACCTAGCCTAGTCATATTAGCCCATACTACCTTGGCCTTCATGGCAAGGATGCTAACCTGTATTGTTCTATGGGAAAGAACATGTCCAGTTTGGCACTTAATTGGCAAGTTTACGTAAGGCTGCAGCTGAGTTTTTCTTTTTAAAAGATGGTATTACCAATTGTGGTTACACACTGCAAGGTAAAAAATGTATTTGGTACATTCATGTTTTGTGTTTGCAGAAAGGACTAAAGAATGTGTTTGATGAGGCAATACTGGCTGCCCTGGAGCCTCCAGAACCCAAGAAGAGGCGCAAATGTGTGCTGCTCTGAGCATTTCCTCTCCTATTGGTTAGAGCATTTCATCAACACTACTTGGAGAAAAGCAAACCATTATTGCACAACGTTACTTCATCCTATTGGTAACTGATACAAATACTTTTAAAATGTTTGCAAAGTAGTGTGTGAACTTAATTGAACTAGATTGATCTCTACTAGAACCTCATTCCTAGAGCCATCTCAGTATTTTTCAGTTAAACAGATTGGTGGCTGCATGGTCTTATCAGAAGTGTGAAAGGGGCACAGACACACAGCTGACGATTGGGACCAGTGACAACAGGACAAAACAATTTTACCTTCAATACTGTCAGGGCAATGTTTCCCAAAAAGTTTTTTGTTTGTAATGATTCACTTTTTTCAGGTGTATATGTTTCCATGAACACCTGAGGTGAACATAAATCCCCTTTCAATTGGGAAAGTGATAATAGATTCTGTAACAGTCGGTAGTAACAATGATATGTTGGTGCCAACCCAGTTACAACATACATGCTATGTATGTCAGGGCAGtatagtatatattttttgtcttTTAAATCAAATGCCTTGTCTGATGTCACATACTCTATTGCATTCTAGGCACTTTAGTCTTTACTGCTCTGAATGAAACAGCTCATTGTTGCAGTGTAAAACCACCATGAGACTTTTGCTTTAGAATTTCACTCGGTCGACAGATTGTTCCTCCTTTGACAGGAACAGAATATTACAGGATGTTTATTTGTTTTATCCAAAAATGTACATCTCCCATTGTCACAATCTGAGTATAAGTGAATTTCTTGAAATGTATTAACCAAATAAAGTTTAGAATTTAAGTGTGCATTCTTTTCTGATTCAtagtcagagtaggagtgctgatttgcCCCTGATTTAAGTATGGGCTCTCAGTATATTGTATTGTCAATGTTCTGGCTTAGAGGATGAAACTCACTCCACACTAGTTAAAGAAACAAGGACAGTCCACTTACATTTATTTCATATTCAAGAGGCAAAGCATAAGAAGCAATCTTGACAGGATAGAAGTACAACCAAATTAGCCAACATTATATTATTGAATTCAAACGTATTAGTTTCAAACAGTTAATACAAACACTTCAAATAATGAATGATCTTCATACATATagtaaggtagtgcactatgttctgtgtatcctctacatactgtacatgttaatTACATTCTTGTGTTTAGaaataaaatatttacaaaagTGTTGAACTACGTTTCTTAAGGTGTTGTTTGTCaaagtgggtcagatgtttatgTGCATACAAATTTACATTCAAGTTCACTTTGGTCTGTCTGCCTTGTTTTAAAGCCTCCATGCAATCGTTTTAATAAAAATGAAATCATTGTCTaattcacatacagttgaagtcagaagtttaaatacaccttaggcaaatacattaactcagtttttcaaaattcctgacatttaatcctagtaaaaattccgtcttacatcagttaagatcaccactttattttaagaatttgaaatgtcagaataatagagaatgatttatttcagcttttatttctttcatcacattcccagtgggtcagaagtttacatacactcagtatttggtagcactgccattaaattgtttcaagtagccttccacaagcttcccacaataagttgggtgaattttggcccattcctcctgacagagctggtgtaactgagtcaggtttgtaggcttcctagcgcgcacacgctttttcagttctgcccacagattttccatgggattgaggtcagggctttgtgatggccactccaataccttgacttttttttgtacttaagccattttgccacaactttggaagcatgcttggggtcattgtccatttggaagacccatttgcgaccaagcgttaactttctgactgatgtcttgagatgttgctttaatatatccacataattgtccttcctcatggtgccatctattttgtgacgtgcaccagtccctcctgcagcaaagcacccccacaacatgatgctgccacccccgtgcttcacggttgggatggtgttcttcggcttgcaagcctccccctttttcatccaaacataatgacattatggccaaacagttctatttttgtttcatcagaccagagaacatttcaccaaaaagtacgatctttgtccccatgtgcagttgcaaaccgtagtctggattttttatggcggttttggagcagtggcttcttccttactgagcggtctttcaggttatgtcgatataggacttgttttacaatggatatagatacttttgtacgagtttcctccagcatcttcacaaggtcctttgctgttctgggattgatttgcacttttcgcaccaaagtaaattcatctctaggagacagaacgcatctacttcctgagcggtatgaaggctgagtggtcccatggtgtttatacttgcatactactgTTTagacagatgaacttggtaccttcaggcatttggaaattgctcccaaggatgaaccagaggtctacaatttctttatCTTTTTAGGTATTGGCTGATtttcgattttcccatgatgtcaagcaaagatgcattgagtttgaaggtaggccttgaaatacatccacaggtacacctccaattgactcaaatgtcaattagcctatcagctgcttctaaagccatgacattttctggaattttccaagctgtttaaaaggcacagtcaacttagtgtatgtaaacctctgacccattggaattataagtgaaataatctgtctgtaaacaatttttggaaaaattgtgtgtcatgcacaaagtagatgtcctaaccgacttgccaaaactatagtttgttaacaagaaatgtgtggagtggttgaaaaactagttttaatgacgccaacctaagtgtatgtaaacttccgactttacattaccagtcaaaagttgacacctcattccagggtttctttattttctgcattgtagaataatagtaaagacatcaaaactatgaaataacatatggaatcatgtaattaccaaaaatgtattaaataaaaatatattttgagattcttcaaagtagccaccctttgccttgacgacagcagCTAGATGTGGTTGGAATAAACAGTGGTTTCTGTTTTCTTACTACAAATGTGGCTATATCCTTATTACAGTTTAAGCTACAAAAAATTCTAACCCCATCACTGAAAGATAAGACTGAGGAACACGTTCTTGtcttctgtttctctctacagtgtcCACAAGGACTCACTAGAACAGAGTGGACAAGAACAGGCACTAAATCAGACAAGGGGAAAATTAATTTTAATATATAAAAAAGTATATATTCTATAGCTAGAATCGTCTATATCCATATGGAAACAGTGTGGCAAAGGCAGAAAAGACAGAATAAGGTGTACACTATGCTAAGGTAAGTTTCAGATGCTAAAGTAAAGCTTGCAGGTGGGCACAATGTTCACGTAACCTCTTGGGAGAGTAAATGGGAACACCGAAAGCTATCTGTCCACCGATGGGCAGATCTCGATGCTACTGTTGGTGACCCGAATTCCATACCAGCCGGCCCAGTACAGAGTGTCCTTTCCTCCATGAATGAATCGGATGTACCGCACACCTGGTCCATAATTCTTGAACACATGAGTCATCTGAAACATGGAAGAGGATCATTGAAGAGACCACATTTTCATGTTCAATTGTAATTAGTATGCTTTGTTTAATTGGGAACAATCTgttttgtatatacagttgaagtcagaagttta
The window above is part of the Salmo salar chromosome ssa15, Ssal_v3.1, whole genome shotgun sequence genome. Proteins encoded here:
- the LOC106572399 gene encoding cell division control protein 42 homolog isoform X2; the encoded protein is MQTIKCVVVGDGAVGKTCLLISYTTNKFPSEYVPTVFDNYAVTVMIGGEPYTLGLFDTAGQEDYDRLRPLSYPQTDVFLVCFSSVSPSSFENVKEKWVPEITHHCPKTPFLLVGTQIDLRDDPSTVEKLAKNKQKPISPETAEKLARDLKAVKYVECSALTQRGLKNVFDEAILAALEPPETQRKCCLF
- the LOC106572399 gene encoding cell division control protein 42 homolog isoform X1 yields the protein MQTIKCVVVGDGAVGKTCLLISYTTNKFPSEYVPTVFDNYAVTVMIGGEPYTLGLFDTAGQEDYDRLRPLSYPQTDVFLVCFSSVSPSSFENVKEKWVPEITHHCPKTPFLLVGTQIDLRDDPSTVEKLAKNKQKPISPETAEKLARDLKAVKYVECSALTQKGLKNVFDEAILAALEPPEPKKRRKCVLL